Proteins encoded within one genomic window of Paenarthrobacter sp. JL.01a:
- a CDS encoding S8 family serine peptidase yields MTTLLIGAGLAVQPAVADKIDIIPSTPKVLKPTADVPTDQFIVGIRDSAAQTAAVKAENAADHAATKLGVAAKSSRENATGGHVIKLDEALSGSEAQAFVETLRADPNVAYAEPDAIMRPTSHSQDYGYLEQWNLWDNLSGIRTPGAWDYNHGEGVVVAVVDTGITSHPELNANVLPGYDMISSAADARDGNGRDADPTDQGDWVPAEECEAGSPAMNSSWHGTHVAGIVAALGNNKIGISGVAPSARILPVRALGVCGGYTSDIADSIIWAAGGVVTDVPVNPNPAKVINLSFGGTAVCSATYQNAINTAYNAGAVVVASAGNSNVPAADASPANCQNVITVGASDKTGARASYSNYGPTVDITAPGGDMSVDVSNGILSTLNYGTTTPGEPAFAWMEGTSMAAPHVAGVAALLMSAEGGTVTPAQVEQQLKESARPLPGGCSVGCGAGLVDATAALKKFGGTAPAAAPNKKLTDFNGDGTSDVIARDGSGALWLYRGNGYGGWKGARTQIGVGWNGMTSIEAPGDFNGDGYADVIARDGNGVLWLYPGNGFGGLLGSRQIGAGWNVMTSIKAPGDFNGDATADIIARDGNGVLWLYPGNGTGGWLQPRQIGAGWNVMTAIDGVGDFNGDGKADVIARNGSGALLLYPGNGAGGWLGTSQIGSGWNIFNALEAPGDFDGDGKVDVLGRTTGGDLILYAGNGAGWWLYSAQVGAGWNVMTAIL; encoded by the coding sequence ATGACCACTCTTCTCATTGGCGCTGGCCTGGCCGTTCAGCCGGCCGTTGCCGATAAGATCGACATCATTCCGAGCACCCCGAAGGTCCTCAAGCCCACAGCCGACGTCCCCACGGACCAATTCATTGTGGGCATTCGGGACAGCGCCGCCCAAACAGCCGCAGTGAAAGCCGAGAACGCAGCGGACCATGCAGCTACCAAGCTGGGTGTCGCCGCCAAGAGTTCCCGCGAGAATGCCACCGGCGGGCACGTCATCAAGCTCGACGAAGCACTTTCGGGATCTGAAGCCCAGGCCTTCGTTGAAACCCTCCGGGCAGACCCCAATGTGGCTTACGCAGAGCCCGACGCCATCATGCGCCCGACGTCGCATTCGCAGGACTACGGGTACTTGGAGCAGTGGAACCTGTGGGACAACCTTTCCGGCATCCGCACGCCCGGAGCCTGGGACTACAACCACGGTGAAGGTGTTGTGGTGGCGGTGGTGGACACCGGTATCACCAGCCACCCGGAACTCAACGCCAACGTGCTGCCCGGTTACGACATGATTTCCAGTGCTGCAGATGCGCGCGATGGAAACGGCCGGGACGCCGATCCCACCGACCAGGGTGACTGGGTACCCGCGGAAGAGTGTGAAGCCGGCAGCCCTGCCATGAACTCTTCGTGGCACGGAACCCACGTGGCTGGAATCGTGGCCGCGCTGGGGAACAACAAAATCGGCATATCCGGCGTTGCTCCAAGCGCCAGGATCCTTCCGGTCCGGGCCCTCGGCGTCTGTGGCGGGTACACATCGGACATCGCCGATTCCATCATCTGGGCTGCAGGTGGCGTGGTTACTGATGTTCCCGTTAACCCCAACCCGGCCAAGGTGATCAACCTGAGCTTTGGCGGCACCGCAGTGTGCTCCGCCACCTACCAGAACGCCATCAATACTGCGTACAACGCAGGCGCCGTGGTTGTGGCCTCTGCCGGAAACTCCAACGTTCCCGCAGCTGACGCGAGCCCCGCAAACTGCCAGAACGTGATTACCGTGGGAGCCAGCGACAAAACTGGAGCCCGGGCCTCGTACTCCAACTACGGCCCCACCGTGGACATCACGGCACCCGGCGGCGACATGTCAGTTGACGTCAGCAACGGCATCCTGTCCACGCTGAATTACGGGACCACCACTCCGGGCGAGCCTGCCTTCGCCTGGATGGAAGGCACGTCCATGGCCGCTCCCCATGTGGCCGGCGTTGCAGCACTCCTCATGTCCGCTGAAGGCGGCACAGTTACTCCTGCTCAGGTGGAGCAGCAGCTCAAAGAGTCGGCCAGGCCATTGCCGGGAGGCTGCTCGGTCGGTTGCGGCGCAGGCCTGGTGGATGCGACGGCGGCTCTGAAGAAGTTTGGCGGGACGGCTCCCGCCGCAGCGCCGAACAAGAAGCTCACCGACTTCAACGGTGACGGCACGAGCGACGTTATTGCCCGTGATGGCAGTGGCGCATTGTGGCTGTACCGGGGCAACGGCTACGGAGGATGGAAGGGCGCCCGCACCCAGATCGGTGTCGGCTGGAACGGCATGACCTCCATCGAGGCGCCGGGTGACTTCAACGGCGACGGCTACGCAGATGTCATCGCCCGCGACGGCAACGGCGTGCTTTGGCTCTACCCTGGCAACGGATTCGGGGGCCTGCTGGGTTCCCGTCAGATCGGCGCCGGCTGGAACGTCATGACCTCCATCAAGGCACCGGGCGACTTCAACGGCGACGCAACAGCTGACATCATCGCCCGGGACGGCAACGGCGTGCTCTGGCTCTACCCGGGCAATGGCACCGGCGGCTGGCTGCAGCCGCGTCAGATCGGCGCCGGCTGGAATGTCATGACCGCGATCGACGGCGTCGGCGACTTCAATGGCGACGGCAAAGCCGACGTCATTGCCCGCAATGGCTCTGGCGCACTGTTGCTCTATCCCGGTAACGGCGCGGGTGGGTGGCTTGGTACCAGCCAGATCGGTTCGGGCTGGAACATCTTCAACGCCCTCGAAGCTCCCGGCGATTTCGACGGCGACGGCAAGGTTGACGTCCTTGGCCGCACCACTGGCGGTGACCTGATCCTGTACGCAGGCAACGGCGCCGGCTGGTGGCTGTACTCCGCCCAAGTAGGCGCAGGCTGGAACGTCATGACGGCCATTCTCTAA
- a CDS encoding DUF5979 domain-containing protein, producing MPDATISGTYLDEYNQGLVVPLYNLDGDPAGGTDLPPLCGVRYTTEAEGGPVGGGPVSAWMFCTDRDLHTCHDGRPLDVDLEKNADMTDAQRRQFAYIVQHGFQYVKGDGTVNKFVTSGSNSTDRYRLQMLAWCVADYAQLTASQQETCVASKLGPGDIDQTLGFLAQAYTPELAIDPATSGPYDVGTEAKVTVNTNVVKTPIELSSVNGTVQLCAGETDATLNGGILTVNEPATIGDNVAVDLCTTASAAGTVTVNASVLPTTDATLNWFHNGDSDCQVYAVFTRVEAQVIKAAAEITYQTPAPPKGSFNVTKTVVNDGGLTVPSDYTVGYDCTNGSTGSLVLVPGTSQEVTDLPVGTSCELTEQALTAPADGTWSAPVWTPGDVTGDKFTVAITDAAVTAPVAVSLTNTAVKNPVLKGSFNVTKTVVNDGGLTVPSDYTVGYDCTNGSTGSLVLVPGASQEVTDLPVGTSCELTEQALTAPADGTWSAPVWTPGDVTGDKFTVAITDAAVTAPVAVSLTNTAVKNPVLKGSFNVTKTVVNDGGLTVPSDYTVGYDCTNGSTGSLVLVPGTSQEVTDLPVGTSCELTEQALTAPADGTWSAPVWTPGDVSGDKFTVAITDAAVTAPVAVSLTNTAVKNPPSPTPTPTPTPTDTPTETPTPTPTPTDTPTETPTPTPTPTDTPTETPTPTPTPTDTPTETPTPTPTPTDTPTETPTPTPTPTDTPTETPTPTPTPTDTPTETPTPTPTPTDTPTETPTPTPTPTDTPTETDTADADPDSDGYPD from the coding sequence GTGCCTGACGCTACGATTAGCGGTACCTACCTTGATGAATATAACCAAGGCCTCGTGGTTCCGCTCTACAACCTGGATGGTGATCCCGCCGGTGGCACGGACCTGCCACCGTTGTGCGGTGTCCGCTATACGACAGAGGCTGAGGGCGGCCCTGTGGGTGGTGGGCCCGTCAGTGCCTGGATGTTCTGCACGGACCGCGATCTGCATACCTGCCACGACGGACGGCCTCTCGATGTAGATCTCGAGAAGAACGCTGACATGACGGACGCGCAGCGCCGCCAGTTCGCTTACATCGTCCAGCACGGTTTTCAGTACGTAAAAGGCGACGGTACCGTAAACAAGTTCGTCACTTCCGGCTCGAACTCCACAGATCGATACCGGCTGCAGATGTTGGCTTGGTGTGTCGCTGACTATGCCCAACTGACTGCGTCCCAGCAGGAGACCTGCGTGGCCAGCAAGCTCGGCCCCGGTGATATCGACCAGACACTCGGCTTCCTCGCCCAGGCCTACACGCCTGAGCTGGCGATCGATCCTGCCACGTCGGGTCCTTATGACGTTGGCACGGAAGCCAAGGTCACTGTGAACACCAACGTCGTGAAGACCCCGATCGAGCTGAGCAGTGTTAATGGCACCGTGCAGCTGTGCGCCGGCGAAACCGATGCTACGTTGAACGGCGGCATCCTGACGGTCAACGAACCGGCCACCATTGGCGACAACGTTGCCGTGGACCTTTGTACTACGGCGAGTGCGGCTGGCACAGTTACCGTCAATGCCTCGGTGCTGCCCACCACGGATGCCACCCTTAATTGGTTCCACAACGGCGACTCCGACTGCCAGGTTTATGCGGTGTTCACTCGCGTTGAAGCCCAGGTAATCAAGGCTGCCGCGGAGATTACTTACCAGACGCCTGCCCCGCCCAAGGGCAGCTTCAATGTCACGAAGACTGTTGTCAATGATGGTGGTCTGACGGTTCCTTCGGATTACACGGTTGGTTATGACTGCACCAACGGTTCGACGGGTTCGCTGGTTCTGGTTCCGGGTACTTCCCAGGAAGTCACCGATTTGCCGGTGGGTACCTCGTGTGAGCTGACCGAGCAGGCTTTGACTGCTCCGGCTGACGGTACCTGGTCTGCTCCGGTCTGGACTCCGGGTGATGTCACTGGGGATAAGTTCACGGTTGCGATTACTGACGCTGCTGTGACCGCTCCGGTTGCTGTGTCGCTGACGAACACCGCTGTGAAGAACCCGGTTCTGAAGGGCAGCTTCAATGTCACGAAGACTGTTGTCAATGATGGTGGTCTGACGGTTCCTTCGGATTACACGGTTGGTTATGACTGCACCAACGGTTCGACGGGTTCGCTGGTTCTGGTTCCGGGTGCTTCCCAGGAAGTCACCGACTTGCCGGTGGGTACCTCGTGTGAGCTGACCGAGCAGGCTTTGACTGCTCCGGCTGACGGTACCTGGTCTGCTCCGGTCTGGACTCCGGGTGATGTCACTGGGGATAAGTTCACGGTTGCGATTACTGACGCTGCTGTGACCGCTCCGGTTGCTGTGTCGCTGACGAACACCGCTGTGAAGAACCCGGTTCTGAAGGGCAGCTTCAATGTCACGAAGACTGTTGTCAATGATGGTGGTCTGACGGTTCCTTCGGATTACACGGTTGGTTATGACTGCACCAACGGTTCGACGGGTTCGCTGGTTCTGGTTCCGGGTACTTCCCAGGAAGTCACCGATTTGCCGGTGGGTACCTCGTGTGAGCTGACCGAGCAGGCTTTGACTGCTCCGGCTGACGGTACCTGGTCTGCTCCGGTCTGGACTCCGGGTGATGTCAGCGGGGATAAGTTCACGGTTGCGATTACTGACGCTGCTGTGACCGCTCCGGTTGCTGTGTCGCTGACGAACACCGCTGTGAAGAACCCCCCGAGCCCGACGCCGACGCCGACCCCGACTCCGACGGATACCCCGACTGAGACGCCGACGCCGACCCCGACTCCGACGGATACCCCGACTGAGACGCCGACGCCGACCCCGACTCCGACGGATACCCCGACTGAGACGCCGACGCCGACCCCGACTCCGACGGATACCCCGACTGAGACGCCGACGCCGACCCCGACTCCGACGGATACCCCGACTGAGACGCCGACGCCGACCCCGACTCCGACGGATACCCCGACTGAGACGCCGACGCCGACCCCGACTCCGACGGATACCCCGACTGAGACGCCGACGCCGACCCCGACTCCGACGGATACCCCGACTGAGACGCCGACGCCGACCCCGACTCCGACGGATACCCCGACTGAGACGGATACCGCCGACGCCGACCCCGACTCCGACGGATACCCCGACTGA